The window CTTGAACAGGaaagggtagggtgacccaagggacttcccatatatttcatttgatttgttatattgtcccatacatgaatatatatggtttaggggtgggaatctcatctgtttccaagttcacaaacaggagggggtaaggtgaccccagggactcccctatatttcatttaattagttatattgacccaaacatgaatatataacgtttaagggtggggatctcaaccatttccaagttctcaaacaggaggggatggggtgaccacagggactctccctatatttcatttgatttgtttaattgttcccatacatgagtatatatggtttcaGGGTTGGGATCTCGACtgttccaagttctcaaacaggagggtgtggGGTGACTTCAGGAACTCccactatatttcattttatttatcatattgtcccatacttgaatatatattgtgtttaggggtggggatctcgactatttcgtaagttcccaaacaggaaggggtgggtgaccccatggactctccctatatttcatttgattagttatatagtcccatacatgaatgtatatgatTGAGAGGTGGGggtctcatccgtttcaaagttatcaaacaggagggggtagtggcccaaaggacgccacctatatatcatatgatttgcctaCATTCAGATATTATATAATCTAGTAGTTGcactatttgtgaaaataaagtaagaatctTCCAGCTACTTTAACTGATCATGACCCTTcgtaattgagaaaaaaataccccttcaaaattgcagtaatatgtttacactttaaaagcatcttacatgcattatcaatatttatcactgaaaaagaaaatttatactgtgaccaagaacatatatattgttagatatactgttcccaggtgtcacaatgtattggattttgacgttaaaatttgtcaaaaagtaatttttagtttctgtttaaaatattttctgctttttctttcttttacatatatctgttttggttttcaattctagtgtttatattcatttaccatgcatagatgtattttgtcacctgtctggattttttttttgttcattgccAAAACCCGTAATTACCCTTATCCACTTCcagaatcggatccgatattgtaattgtcatcttcacagaagccattgtcattgtgtttcaatgttgtttttgtctgtcagatacgattttactctaattaacacatttttttgtcgccaattttctgtataaagctagcgattgaacaaaatggacatcgctgtcatgaatataatgattaaaataagttttgagatcgtttatttggagactttggcgaaaaggtttgcaaagttattttttattttctttcaagtggaactgagactactataactgtgtTATAGTTGTCTCAGAGTGGAAGGCCCAACGTGTGTGGCTAGTAACAAAGTCGAATGTGGAAGGTCgtggacctcggaccaccgctaatttgaacccctgcctccaaattgaaaaaatatgaaaatttcgtctcctaatttgaaattgccgccaacagcatgaacagatgaacttattatataatagactactgacgtagttgtactacgtattaaCGAAAAACAATATTCCTACAACTTTTGCCATTtaggaaatctaaactacttgtctttaaaGATTTTCagcaattaaatatttcataaaattgttttttgacatATTAGCCAAGAGCACAGGcaataataaactacataagaatTCCTTATGAGCACTACTTCcgatgtgcaacttcaaaactattgggtgattcgacgatcatttaaggtttttctactcatatattttgtaatccggaattaaaagtattaatcaaagagcagattgctctgagggatacgattgccgttgtttcattgacacatgcatacatgtagctggataatattattttcaaaactaattcaactgcatatgtaaaatagttacaaaatatcCAATATCGGataaagtgtatgaacaatgtaattaggCCTATTCTGTTTTagttttgtactatcaattccaagttactttccacagcagtcactgagactcagagcgAGAGGAGGTagttcacttcgtatcttatcacctattttcctacgttaattctaggaggaaccccattcctaactatttaaatatttaatttcctttgggtcagtgatcatgactcctttccgtacacatttatcggtttaaattgcgatagtttttaatataatacgacttctattgacagaacgagctaatactcgacgtgttctttcagaattcacggaagttacatctggaagggagacaactcgacacgataatatggaagactccatttcgcctgaaggggtgttctatgATAAGGAATACACTTATCTTAATTTAAATGacgcatatgatttaaaattatgcaacaacaataaccctcaatagcagacatacatagaaaagatcccatgagttataaattaattaattgagtggggaatccagagcaaccattcaatctaaaaccccttgaagtcaagaaaactatacgcatgcgcataatttctaaaacaaaccctggagcaagaacgtatattaatgtttattaaacgacctagatggttctctatttctttatggaattACAATCTCAAAaacagtttcataacggtaacatataagaaaaactccacttcagttcttatatgacagaaatagatttatctgaattcagagaactctcacactttatcaaaactgggaattccctctgacgtgtttctaattttataaatactgcttaattctgactttctgtgttgttaaaaacacgcatataagtcaaaggaattatcaaacatgaagattatgaaaagaaccttataggaaagttgtttaagttcaatccctttgtttgtttttaccttttaaagcaagacaatcataagaatctgagatgttccttaacgTTTAGAAttaaacgattgacgtgagggcaatgctctgagccaccggtataagtctacagattgcttgaaagcaatcgtattcCAAAAAGTGTtgaattagttatatataacatagttgccacctagataataacaatggcacatatttcagcatttattgggtagaccacaaatctagggtgcttgCATAATGCAACTGCATAAAAATATCCTAAGGACCTAAGGGCTACTGCATCTAAAATTTGTCTTGCTCCTTAAGCTTGCAAATTAACCTCATTCTGAGTAGTATACACTGTTATTTTCTGCTGTTTCTATAGGTTTTTTAAAaacttactgtggattcattatttttcgttggataccaattttcatgattttctgtAGGTTTGAATTTAGACTTTGGAAAActataaaatcaaatatccccGAAAAAGACAGGTATTCCTCAATCCAGGAAAATCAGTAtccatgaaaaaataaatatttaatgaatccacagtgttGTACTTATTCTGATAACAGATGACTTACTCTTGCATTCACTTCTTGATCAAAATCAGCTTTCTGCATCTTGTAATTACGTGCTGCATCGGCAATCTTAGCATCAGCTGAAAATTTGGTGTCCATTTTATTTTTGTCGCATTCTGCTTCCTGTAAAATgaatcattgagaagctttatatttccttaacaatagaatgtgattaaaacgtgcagctgatttttacagagttatgtccctgtagtgttatgtaccaccttaaaagtATCACATCATTCAATCAATGCCTTTGATTTCATCGcactggattatctccctttgacatgAGCAGGAttaagttatttttctttttctaaatgtTTACAAGTTTCAGGTTTTCTAAAGAATAATTGTATAAGGTCCTATATATTCAACAGGGTTTGTTTGAAAATCTCAATTATACCATATAACTTTTTCTGAACTATTTGAGCAATATTATGATCAGTTCATTATTATTAAGAAGGGAATTGTTTGTTCAAAACATTCTATTTAACCCACcaagtggcagatccagaactttttataaggggGGTCCTGCTGACTGATCTTAAAAGGGAGGGCACTCCAGtcaagcttcagtgattccctatataatcaaccaaatttttcctacCAAAGAGGCGGCCAGGCCCCGCAGTGCCCCCTAGATCCACCTTTGCCACTAATATCATTTTAGACTAACCCTGATTCCAGCATCTCTATTGGCCTCAGCGACACCAATATCAGCATCTCTCTTAACGTTAGCAGTCTGTGCTCGTCCTAATGAGTCCAAGTATTCAACATTGTCATAAACATCTTTGATTGTGAAACTCATTATCTCAATACCCATCTTACACACATCAGGGGAAGCAACCTCTCTTACAAGTTGAGCAAACTGGTCCCTGTCCTGATAGATTGCCTCTACACTAAGGGTACCTGTAAATAATTAAACTTTTGATTAAAATAGTCCTACCATCTATTATTTGTTTATGTTAGTAGGAAAGTTTCAAAGATAACATGGTATTATGAATAATTTACATCCATATAAATTGATTAAAAGCATTTGTTCAGACAATATTCCAGCTTTAGAAATAAATGACTTATAATGAATAAATAGTTCTCATGATCtctttcaaaacaaacaattttaattgGTGATAAAATAAATGAACCATATTTTACAGTTTAGAATGAAAATATAGCTATAGACTCAATAGACATACTTATTGAGAAAGGTAGAAAACAGACATAGTGATGAGTTTtgcctttttaaactgatttttatagttcgttctaaaagtatgttgtacttttacaccactgtcccaggttaggggagggttgaaatcccactaacatgtttaacccgccacattctcaatgtatgtgcctgtccaaagtcaggagcctgtaattcagtggttgtcgtttgtttatgtgttccatatttgttattcattcattGTTTTACATCATCATttaggggtcttttatagctaactatgcagtatgggctttgcatattgttgaaggccgtacagtgacctatagttgttagtttctgtgtcatttggtctcttgtagagagttgtctcattggtgatcataccacatcttcttatatctataaacctgaatatgaaaatgaaacaaaaaatcaattcttACCTAGAATAGCTCTGAGATGACCTTCTAAAGTCTGTAAAATAACTCCTTCAACTTCCTTCACAGATTTACCCAGAAACTGTTCGCACGCCTTCTCTAAGAAAGATACGTCTCTCATGACCTTGACTTGTGCTACACCGGTGACTGCCACAGGTACACCTTCAGATGTTTCTACACTATCACAAACTGGGTTCAAGGTCATAACCTCTAGTGATAGGctgtaagaaaaaataaaatcatataaaataagaaggtgtggtatatAAATATTACTGATAAAGCTGTCCAGGGTAGATAAATGGATTTTCATTCAGAGAAGTAAAGACCtcatttatttttacttgttctATGACAAATTTACTGCAAAACATGCACAGTCAAACCTTGTTGCATCGAAGTTGCAGGTATTGGACTACATCATTCGACTCATCTGAGGTCGAATGTGTCGTCATAAATTTATAATGCATGGAATACGGTATGAGATTTGCGTAAACTAGATACTTTGAACAGTGGAACTTTTTTTTGATAATACACTTATTGATAGttttttctatcttattttttggtggttttttttatagcACATTTAATTATACTTGTACATAAGTAAAGATACAAATCATGCAGTAATAAAATCAACAGTCTacacaaaatttacaaatgtaaacACTATAAAATATGAAATCCCTCGCGGAACAAAATAAGTTCTGAACCTTATCTGATGAGGTCGTCTGCTTTACATCAAATTATCATGAATTTATCACAAGTGTCTCAATCCTTTTATTTAATGTAATTAATGAGTAATTCTCACGATTTTTTAATCTGCTTGGGTCATTCAGAttcgtttttttatgtttaacacACTAACATCCTGATTAAACAAGCTATTAATTAATTCCCGGCCACCACAAACATGTCATAGTACATATAGAATTTACCTGACTTAAAACAAAGAATTCGAATCAATCGAGTGGCATATTGTTAGTTTGTTCAAATATtccgttttttttcttcaattattgACTAGAGAAACTACTAGTATGCCTTAAGGAAGTAGACCTTGGTTGAGGGAAATAACATAATTCTAAGCTTCTAATGTACATAGATTATTTCAAATCTGTTTCAGGTtttaaaatgcttaaaatacattgatgagacttgacttttacaaacgcatcactgatttaaagagttatctccctgaaccaaggcaTACCCCCTTATATCTTTTAATGAGTTTACCTCTGAACATCTGTGACAAGACACCAAGCCCAACCCCATGCATCCTCCAACAATGTGCTTACCTCTGGACATCTGTGACAAGACACCAAGCCAAACCCCATCCTCCAACAATGTACTTACCTCTGGACATCTGTCACAAGACACCAAGCCCAACCCCATCCTCCAACAATGTGCTTACCTCTGGACATCTGTGACAAGACACCAAGCCAAACCCCATCCTCCAACAATGTGCTTACCTCTGGACATCTGTGACAAGACACCAACCACATCCTCCAACAATGTGCTTACCTCTGGACATCTGTGACAAGACACTAAGCCCAACCCCATCCTCCAACAATGTGCTTACCTCTGGACATCTGTGACAAGACACTAAGCCCAACCCCATCCTCCAACAATGTGCTTACCTCTTGACATCTGTCACAAGACATCAAGCCCAACCCGATCCTCAAACAATGTGCTTACCTCTGGACATCTGTCACAAGACACCAAGCCCAACCCCATCCTCCAACAATAAGTTTTCTTTGATCATCGGCACCACAACATCCACCTGTAAGTAAAAAGCTGAGTTTATACATATTGTTTATAGTGGTATTGATACATGTAACTAAGGTGATAATGTGAAGAGAAGGCAtgttttacacctaattaaaatatacatgtaccaactaatttctatttgtatattttaacatgaagtacaataaaattgtacatttgtacattaattacaataaaattgtacatttgtacatcaaTTACAATAAAATTGTGAATAACAATAACATTGAACATTAGCACATGaattacaataaaattgaatatttgcaCATGAATTACAATAAAATTGAACATTTGCACATGAGTTATAATAAACATATTACCGGGTAGTTGACTACCTTTGCAATTGACAGTCCAAATTTCATTTGCTCCAGTGGTACTGGGACTATAATACATTAAGAAGGAGTCTGAGGACTagtgatatatttcttttaatagtTAAATGAACCAGTACCTATTCAAAGAAGGTGCCAATCCCTGCCCACTCAGGCTTTCTAATGAGCagttttttgaaaatcacagaAAAATGAGATCTTCATATATATTGTCCATGAAAATATATGATGAAATAAAGACTTCTAAAAGGACtgacaatttataaattaaaagccAATTATTAGAGCAAAGTAGTCCAGAGAAAAGAAgaacacattattttttaataCCCCAGACTGACTATCTTCTTAAATGAGGACATGCCTTATGactacaatcatgacaattttGACATCAGTTCAACGTAATCCATTGATATGGTTTAATGTAAATACAGGTGACAGCCCAtaatgccttcaacaataagtaaaactCATACCTTAAAGTCAGctataaacaacatgaacaaaatcagtcaggggacttacttaaacaagtgattttctaaatcactgattcaagtacaTGTAACATTACTTCCATCAAGGTtgaaagtaagagttgtctttctttaataatcacctatttaagtagtacaaattaatcactagaagaaatgatttaattttattgaagctttaaatatagaatactaatgatccagggactaattatgattctaaaattatcagaaccaacatctgtgttgataGGATGACCGGGTCATgccaggtgatgaccttgtactgaatctaggataatgacataaaaatcacttgtttaagtatcatacctcaatttccttcccaaaaatcacttctttaagtatcattattttaataacccccattaatttcaacacccccgaacagtgaaatttttatcagtgaaatttttatcgcgaatagtagaattttattacataatctgaaagatagaaccttgaactttacaggtaaaatactcccactgctgggaaaaatcttttaagaaagtatcagttcattatgcaCATCCATTATTAtgccattttttcaactaaaatagaatttgaagCTAATTGTTAGCATTAAgagcataaaccttgctacttaaaagaagcaaaaagttcatatttttcatattatttaaaaCCTACATTGTATgtgtttaaaaattttataaaactacaaaatcataatttgtgacaaaacttcaaattagctactcaaataagtgatttaaaaatcactcatttaagtaagtcccctgactgaaaATATGAAACAACCAACATTCTGATTTACATGATTAACATGATTTATGTGATTTATgtgatttatgacaaaacataaaatgaaaaaaacacatcatCACCAGTAATTCAACAACATATCTATAAGGGGACAAAGTCttctattacagtagaaaaatcaataataaaaaaaaaaaaaaatgaaaaaacatcCGAAATTTTTATTgtactaatcatgctaatgaactcaaaatcgttaacttttttttttgtcactttttttaattccTGCATTTGCATAGAatgcagaaatctacttccttcttccgctCTCGTTGTCATGCAACTTTGAGTAGTCTAgtaatttgtaaaatatacataatataggAACTCAAGAAACACAAtaccaattttaattttaataattctttgtctttgatatgaataacttaaataacgtcgcaagttaaatccctaacaacagaaccaaattCTGAAGCGTTATGGTATTCCCGttcttttttaacagattttgaagatataaaaaaaataactcatacagactttgtcccctttcacaggtaatgcctgcctcgtATTActatacacatacatgtagaaTATTTGGCAGGGTTAAAAATGCCATCATACATTTATGCCATATCACCATaataacaaactttaaaaatcagttgaaaatggctaaactcatcagattaGCACATACATTGTACCACATGACACAAATGGCCTAAATAAATGTTCTCTTTTCTTACTACTACTGAAAATAAGTTGGTAAAAACACAACCTAcaatcaaagcaccaaagggtgctataggcagttaatcaaaaacccaaaggcaaacttggcaaagttcagatgaatagtgtaaagaattagtcaattatttatctcaggcattgttctcagctatttctaaagtatcaaataatgcttGTACAGTAATGTCTATGTTATGCAATCCttccactttcaaaagttatttccaatttatatttataaagattaaatgtttgagattatacacatacactgtcctatgttaggggagagttttgtgccagttaagatgtttaagccgccacattctgtatgcaccTGTCCATAGTGAGGACCCACTAATGCAGGGCTTTCCCATGAAATTGAAGTAGAAAgctcaattaaaattataggcaGCTGTAACATGCGTTCAGCGAAGCCAgacgcccaccaagctgtaagcttggtgccttaaggcagggggtctgggggcccctcaaggcccccagaagctctggcataaatagagcatGAAATCCTGCATTTTcacaatctcctggcacctaatttcatctttcaactgaccattttttatgtatgaaatttaaaaaagaaatagaaatctcaaagatatttcatttttttttatgttatcgtttttatttttattaccttatgcttaaaattcatttactaatggagttttatttatataataatccggtttgttataaatcttgatggatttattttgcataactacgtgcatttgtaaacaatttAATGACCCCCCTCttctctctaaagactgttacgcgtatttaaatcatacaattatttctcaagcattgacagaaaattgatatatcctctgattttcttttttttagtaaactgttcaataagtctgATACAagtacataaatcatttggaaatgttatttatttgaggttgagtcgacaatattctactttcgtttttgaccttgattctctgaacaccacgtgggctttgaaaaatgaacttcaaaagatactgttttccagattctgaacaatatgatctactacactttctttaatttgactgatattattccataacatacgATTGTCATCCAATCTGATTGTCTTCGCGTTTTAAAGGCCAACGAGTTAATGCCCGTctgaacgtctctattgttatcgtttAATGTATGTACTGAGATTCCGCCAATTAagacgcaccccttgattgactgcaagggtacagcggatccatgtacactccctaaggattaatggagatgtgtcctttacaatattatcccacctccagaacaatccccacccaacaccgcccaagggagcgtgtaggacaccaggaagtctgttattatggtggaggaagccgaagtactcggagagaaccaccaggccactcggtggaaacagacaaaccggagagatatcagaagattgatctccaggtcaaagtaggggacaactttgaccaaccgaggcccccaaagtaccaatgaccaccggaacgtctctcttgttatctttgaaaagaaacgatgcattctgacttt of the Mytilus galloprovincialis chromosome 8, xbMytGall1.hap1.1, whole genome shotgun sequence genome contains:
- the LOC143042062 gene encoding flotillin-2-like, translating into MGNIHTVGPNEAMIISGGCCGADDQRKLIVGGWGWAWCLVTDVQSLSLEVMTLNPVCDSVETSEGVPVAVTGVAQVKVMRDVSFLEKACEQFLGKSVKEVEGVILQTLEGHLRAILGTLSVEAIYQDRDQFAQLVREVASPDVCKMGIEIMSFTIKDVYDNVEYLDSLGRAQTANVKRDADIGVAEANRDAGIREAECDKNKMDTKFSADAKIADAARNYKMQKADFDQEVNARKAEAELAYELQAAKEKQKIRAEEIEIEVVERRKLIDVEEKEILRREKELIATVKRPAEAHAYKMQLIAEGTRTQTVEEARADAEKIRLIGASEAEAIEAVGKAEAEKMRLKASAYKQYGEAAMLSLVLETLPKIAAEVSAPLSKTDEIVLVGDDRTTSEVSKLVSQLPPAVQALTGVDLSKMLSKIPGATS